In the Lentimicrobium sp. L6 genome, one interval contains:
- a CDS encoding glycosyltransferase family 39 protein has protein sequence MWLQKHQYQFGLTIILIIAATLRFYNFFTLPYMWDELSAISRLQFNSFSELIEKGVKPDGHPAGVQVFLYYWTLLFGRTEWIVKLPFNLMGLASIYLIFKIGQTWFGDKSGVLAASFMATLQFFVLYSPVARPYISGLFLTLMMVHYWSLYMFQNPSKKFLAGFIIFAALSAYNHHFSLLFAAIIGFSGLFTIHKSQVKEYIISGILIFTLYLPHMPVFIHQLGIGGIGGEGLWLNKPNYSFPLEFIDWAFQFSSTILILVAAFFAYSIFGDKSTISTRKTTKNTLLISWFLLPITIGLGYSLYINPVIQYSMLIYSFPYLLLLIGSGIEKMKWWSFYPSILLIIILNTFNLIENRKHYEIIFKQPFDITAQMLNENNNLTEGETFIIFNTIEDYQTFYFAKYEIKNPAYFNVYKEEISSKEFSQIISARKEDFILASGVPSNYIPIIQQYYPNLTKRVDGYTVENYLFSKSRIPNILKNQEITTFSEESNKTGWKFNDARFVEDSLANSAYEFKEKDEWGLSYSDSISKLKIKHGVIIEVIAEVICDTNDLNSLLVGTIQTTSGETIWRGAPMSLISTSKKNHYKAIQTLDSKILVTKNDWNNSILNLYIWNKDKESFKIHNIEVSTRANNPIRYGLFNNLQ, from the coding sequence ATGTGGCTTCAGAAACATCAATATCAATTTGGCCTAACTATTATTTTAATAATAGCCGCTACTCTACGCTTCTATAATTTTTTCACGCTCCCCTATATGTGGGACGAACTAAGCGCCATAAGCCGACTGCAGTTCAATAGCTTTTCAGAGCTCATAGAGAAAGGCGTAAAACCCGATGGTCACCCAGCCGGCGTGCAAGTATTCTTATATTATTGGACCCTCCTATTTGGCAGAACAGAATGGATAGTTAAACTTCCATTCAATCTCATGGGATTGGCATCTATCTATTTAATTTTTAAAATCGGCCAAACTTGGTTTGGAGATAAAAGTGGAGTTCTAGCAGCAAGTTTCATGGCCACTTTACAGTTTTTTGTATTGTATAGTCCTGTTGCCCGTCCTTATATTAGTGGATTGTTTTTAACTTTAATGATGGTTCATTATTGGAGTTTATATATGTTTCAAAATCCTTCGAAGAAATTTCTAGCTGGATTTATCATATTTGCGGCTCTTTCTGCCTATAATCATCATTTTAGCTTGTTATTTGCTGCAATCATAGGGTTCTCAGGCCTCTTTACTATTCATAAAAGTCAAGTGAAAGAATATATTATATCTGGTATTTTAATATTTACCTTATACCTTCCTCATATGCCCGTTTTCATTCATCAACTAGGTATTGGTGGAATTGGTGGAGAAGGACTTTGGCTCAACAAACCCAATTACAGTTTCCCACTAGAATTTATTGATTGGGCATTTCAATTCTCAAGCACTATCCTCATACTCGTCGCAGCTTTCTTTGCTTATTCTATTTTCGGAGACAAAAGCACTATATCGACTAGAAAAACTACAAAAAACACCCTCCTCATTTCTTGGTTTTTACTGCCTATAACTATCGGACTAGGATATTCACTTTACATTAACCCAGTGATACAATACTCTATGCTAATATATAGCTTCCCCTATTTATTATTATTAATTGGCTCAGGTATTGAAAAAATGAAATGGTGGTCTTTTTATCCTAGCATTCTCCTTATTATTATTCTGAATACATTTAATTTAATAGAAAACAGAAAACATTACGAAATCATTTTTAAACAACCATTTGATATCACAGCTCAGATGCTCAATGAGAATAACAATTTAACAGAGGGCGAGACATTCATTATTTTCAACACTATAGAAGATTACCAGACTTTCTATTTCGCCAAATACGAAATTAAAAACCCAGCATATTTTAATGTTTATAAAGAGGAAATAAGTTCCAAAGAATTTAGTCAGATAATCAGTGCAAGAAAAGAAGACTTCATATTAGCTAGTGGAGTTCCAAGCAATTACATTCCCATCATACAACAGTATTATCCAAACTTGACTAAAAGAGTCGATGGATATACAGTAGAAAACTATCTTTTTAGTAAATCACGCATTCCCAATATCTTAAAAAATCAAGAAATAACAACATTCTCAGAGGAATCTAACAAAACAGGTTGGAAGTTTAATGATGCACGATTCGTAGAAGACAGCTTGGCTAATTCGGCCTATGAGTTTAAGGAGAAAGACGAGTGGGGATTAAGTTATTCCGATTCCATCAGCAAACTTAAAATAAAACATGGAGTCATAATTGAAGTAATTGCTGAAGTTATATGCGATACAAATGACCTTAATTCATTATTAGTAGGTACAATCCAGACCACCTCAGGCGAAACCATATGGCGTGGCGCACCTATGTCTTTAATCTCTACATCAAAAAAGAACCACTATAAAGCAATCCAAACTCTCGATTCAAAGATACTGGTAACCAAAAATGATTGGAACAACAGTATCTTGAACCTCTATATTTGGAATAAAGATAAAGAAAGCTTCAAAATACATAATATAGAAGTCTCTACTAGGGCTAATAATCCAATCCGTTATGGTCTTTTCAACAATCTTCAATAG